From Thermoanaerobaculia bacterium:
CGCGGGGGCCGACCGGGCTCCCTCACCCGCGCTTCGCTTGCCCTCTCCCGCGGGGAGAGGGAGTAGACGCCCGAGTCGGGGTCACTTCTATATTATACACTATGGGCGGTAATCACGGTCCGACGGCTCAGGGGCGGGACGGACCGCGCGCCCGCCGCCGCTCGGCCTCTTCCATCCAGCCGCGCTTCAACTTCTCCGGGGGGATGCTCGAAAGGTACGGCTTGATGTCGAGGATCGGCGTGCCATCGAGCATGTCGATCCCTTTCACGTGAAGCCGGTTGCCGTCGCGGCGGAGGAGTTGAACGACGGTCAGGCCGATCGGGTTGGGCCGGTATGGCGAGCGCGTCGCGAAAACCCCGTGCGGACGGTCGTCGGTCGGCGGCGTTCCGAGGAGCTCGACGCTTTCCGACCGGTCGAAGACCCAGATCACATAGAGATGCGAGAAGCCTTCGACGTCGGTGAGACCCGCCTCGAGGTCCCGGTCGATCTCGAGCACGCCCTCGGCCTCGTGCCTGGCGCCCGGTCCCTTCGGGATCTCGGACGTGTCGCGGTACGGTCCGCGGACGAAGCCGATCGAGCGCATCGAACGCATGACTGCATTTGACGCCCGTGAGAGGGTGGAACGCAACGGCCCGTCCGGCCCGGCGGCATCAATCCCCCTTCTTCCCTCCCGGCGAGGCCCCGGCGGGCTCGGAATGCCAGAGCGACCGGACGGCTCGGAAGAGGCGGGCCGGATGCGCGGCGAGCCGCGCCGCGCTTCGGAGATTCGCCCGGGTCGGCTTCCGCAGGGATTCCCGGAGAAGCTCCGCCGCATAGCGGCGCCGGGATCTTCGATGCCATGCGAGAGCCGCCGGGTCTCCGTCGAAGCGCGGCGCCGCCTCGAGATCGAAGTGACCGAACCTGTCCTCGCCGCGGACGAGGGTCGCCGACTGTCGCCGTCCCCGGCGGGATACGCCCGTCGCGATGTAGCGGACCGCGAGGCCGACGCGAAGGTTCGCCGACGCGTTCGGACCCGATCCGTGCAGGAGCCGAACGTGATGCAGCGACATCTCCCCGGGGGCGAGCTCGACGTGCCGCACCCGGTCTTCGGGAATGTCCACCGCCGCGGACTGGCCGCGAACGAGCAGGTTGTCTCCGCCGAACCGGATCGCGTGGGGCACGTCGGGTCCCCGGTGGGAGCCGTCGACGACGCGCAGGCAACCGTTCTCGACCGTGCTCTCGGTCAAGGCGATCCAGGCCGTGACGACGCCGTCCTCCGGAGCGAGGCCCCAGTAGGAGGAATCCTGGTGCCAGGCCACGAAACCCGGCGTGCGGCCGGCCTTGACGAAGAACACGGAACGCCAGACGAGAACCTCGCGTCCGATGAGGGACTCGACGGGATCGAGCACCCGGGGATGTCGAACCAGGTCGCTGACCCACTTCGCGTAGAGGTGCGGCTTGTGGCGCGCCGCCGGGGCGGCCATCCCTCCCGTCGCTCCGAGGAGCGTTTCGAGCTCGGCCCGGGCCGCCGCGGCTTCGGAGGGCGACAGCACCGGAACGGGGGCGAGATGACCGCGCTCGCGAAAGGACCGGACTTCCTCGGGCGTGAGGCCCATCCCGATCAGGGCTCCTGCGGCAGCGCGATCGACGACTGGCCGAACACGTACTTCCAGCCGTCCTTCGTCCGCACGTACGTGTCCGAGAACCAGAGCTTGCGGTCGAACGACTGGCCGCCCTGCTTTCCCTTGAGCCAGAGCTTCGCCGTGACGACGGCCGTGTGGCCCCACACGCGGACCTTCTGCGAGCCGTCGATCTCGACCTGCTTCTCGTAGATCGCGTCCCTGTCGCGCGCGGACTTCAGCAGGTCCGCCTTCGTGTACACGGCGCCCTTTCCGATGACGAGCACCATGTCGTCGGCGAGTATCCGGGCCATCGTGTCGGCGTCGTTTCGCTCGACGGCGGCCTGGTATTCGGTGTCGAGCGCGGCGACGGCCTTCGCGTCCTCCTCGGGCGTCGAACCGCTCGACCGGCCCGGGACCGCGGCGGCGAGGGCGAACGCCGCGAAGGGAATCAAGGAACCGATTCGCATGGAGACCTCCTCATGAAGCGGGAAAAGCTTACCGGGTCGGAGGCTCCTCCGGAAGCGCGCTTTCGGACAAGCGCCGGGGCGGGGCGGCCGGTCGCTCGGAACGGCGGGCTCATCGTCCGCCGGAGCGGCCTCGTGCCGCCTTTCAAGCGAGGAGCGAATCGACGATCTCGGCCGGGCCGGGCGCCGCGAAGAGATAGCCCTGGGCCTGAAGGCAACGGTGATATCGCAGGAATTCCAGCTGCTCCTGACGCTCAACGCCCTCGGCGATCGAGCAGAAGCCGAGCTGATGGCCGAGGCGAAGGACGGCCCTCGCGATCGCCGCGTCGCGCGGCTCCCGGGGAACGTCGCGGAGCAGCGAAGGGTCGATCTTCACCGCGTCGAACTCGAACCGGCGGAGCGCCTCGAGCGAAGATCCCCCGCCCCCGAAATCGTCCAGCGCCACGCCCACGCCGAGCCGCCGGATCTCCCGCATCGCCTCGAGGCATCCCGCCAGGCGCTCGGCGGCCGCGCGTTCGGAGATTTCGAGGAGGAGAGCGCTCGGAGGACATTCCGTTTCCTCGAGGATCGACGCCAGCTCCGGAACGAACGCGGGATTGCGCAGCTGCGCGGGTGAGACGTTGACC
This genomic window contains:
- the tsaA gene encoding tRNA (N6-threonylcarbamoyladenosine(37)-N6)-methyltransferase TrmO; this encodes MRSMRSIGFVRGPYRDTSEIPKGPGARHEAEGVLEIDRDLEAGLTDVEGFSHLYVIWVFDRSESVELLGTPPTDDRPHGVFATRSPYRPNPIGLTVVQLLRRDGNRLHVKGIDMLDGTPILDIKPYLSSIPPEKLKRGWMEEAERRRARGPSRP
- a CDS encoding phytanoyl-CoA dioxygenase family protein — translated: MGLTPEEVRSFRERGHLAPVPVLSPSEAAAARAELETLLGATGGMAAPAARHKPHLYAKWVSDLVRHPRVLDPVESLIGREVLVWRSVFFVKAGRTPGFVAWHQDSSYWGLAPEDGVVTAWIALTESTVENGCLRVVDGSHRGPDVPHAIRFGGDNLLVRGQSAAVDIPEDRVRHVELAPGEMSLHHVRLLHGSGPNASANLRVGLAVRYIATGVSRRGRRQSATLVRGEDRFGHFDLEAAPRFDGDPAALAWHRRSRRRYAAELLRESLRKPTRANLRSAARLAAHPARLFRAVRSLWHSEPAGASPGGKKGD
- a CDS encoding nuclear transport factor 2 family protein gives rise to the protein MRIGSLIPFAAFALAAAVPGRSSGSTPEEDAKAVAALDTEYQAAVERNDADTMARILADDMVLVIGKGAVYTKADLLKSARDRDAIYEKQVEIDGSQKVRVWGHTAVVTAKLWLKGKQGGQSFDRKLWFSDTYVRTKDGWKYVFGQSSIALPQEP